Sequence from the Deltaproteobacteria bacterium genome:
TTCAGTTGGCCAATTTCTGGCAGGATGTCGCGGTCGATCTGGAAAAAGACCGCATCTACATCCCGCGCGAGGATTTTGTCCGCTTCCGTTACTCGGAGGAGGAGCTTAAAAAAAAGGTTGAAAACGACAATTTCCGCCGGTTGATTCTTTTCCAGGTGGAACGGACAGAGGATCTTTTCGACAGGGGCAAGTCCCTTTGCGGAAAAATTCCGGGGCGCCTCGGGTTTGAATTGCGCCTCACCTGGCTGGGGGGGGCAACCATCCTGAAAAAGATTCTGGCCTTAAACGGCAATATGCTGTCAAACCGGCCGAAGCTGACAAAGAGGGACCTCCCCTCCCTTCTCTTCGGCGCCCTGCAAAAAAGGACTTTTGGATAATCATTGCCATGATTCAGTCTTCCGCCACCAAACCCTTCGCGCTTAATTCCGAGGACGCCAAAACCATCACGGCGCGGAGCCGTTCCAACTTTTCCAGCTCCTTTTTCTTCCTGCCGCCCGAAAAGAGGCTGGCGATTCAACGGGTATACGCTTTTTTCCGCGTTGTGGATGATGTGGTGGATGAAGAGGCCGACCCTGGCCGCCAAAAGGAACTGCTCGATTCGTGGAAACGAGAACTGGTTAAAACCTATGAGGGGATAACGATTGTCCCCCTCCTCAAGGAACTAAAGGCCAGCATCGACCGTTTCCGGATTCCCCGCGACTATTTTCTCAAGCTCATCGAAGGGTGCGAGATGGATATCACCAAAAAGCGATACGAAACATTTCGGGAACTCCATGAATATTGCACTCTTGTCGCCTCGATGGTGGGGCTGGTCTGCATGAAAATATTCGAGTATCACGCCCCCGCCGGCGAAAAGGCGGCGGTGGATCTGGGGATCGCGCTCCAGTTGACCAATATCATCCGCGATGTGGGGGTCGATCTGGAATCCGGGCGGATCTATCTGCCGCAGGAGGAGTTGAATCAATTCCGGGTCGGAATCGGCGATCTCGCCGCCAAAAATCCCGGTCCCGGTTTTTTCCAGCTGATGGAATTTCAGTATCGCCGGGCCCTGTCCTATTACGAAAGCGGCATGGCGGAGTTTAAAAACGACACGGATAAAAAACTCCTCGCGGCGCGGATCATGGGACATGTCTATCGCCGCCTCCTCGAAAAAATCAGGCGGAAAAACTACCCCGTCCTTGACGCGCGGGTGCGCTTGAATTTTGCCGAAAAAATCGCCATTCTCATTCCCATCCTGTATCGGCATTACTTGAGCTTGAGATAGACGTAACAATTCGGTTTCGGGTGGATGTCTTGAGGTTCCGGCGGCTGTTTGAGCGCACCTTAAAAACATCGCCAACCGGAACAAACTAAGCCCTAATCAGCAACTCAAGTGGCGATTAGAAAGACCGCGAGTTCCGCCGGAACCGAAAGCAGACACCGAGACTGAATTGTTACGTAATAGATGTCGATGCCCAAAAATGGAAAATCAGTTGGAATCATCGGAGGCGGATTTGCCGGCTTGAGCGCCGCCGTCTTTCTGGACTCGGCGGGCTTTGACGTCACCTTGTTCGAAAAAAAACCGATTTTGGGCGGCCGGGCGTATGCCTTTCTCGACCGAAAGACCGATACCTGGGTGGACAACGGCCAGCACCTTCTGATCGGGGCCTACCACGAAACGCTCAAGCTCCTGGAAAATATCGGCGCCACGCGGCATCTTTTTTTTCAGAAGGCGGCAGACGTCCCCCTTTTTTCAACAGACAACCGGATGGTTCACTTCAAACCCTTAAACCTCCCCCCTCCCTTCAACATCCTTGCCGGCCTGATACGCATGCCGATTTTTTCGCTGGGGGAAAGAATTCATTTTTTAGGGCTCGGCCGGGAACTGCGGCGGCTTAAAAAGGGCAAACCGCGCGTTTCCCTCGACCAAACGGTTAACGACTGGCTTGGCGCCTTAAACCAGTCCGAGAACACCCGCATCAACTTCTGGGATCCGCTGACGCTGGCGGTATTGAACGATGATCCCGATGTGGCCGGCGCCCGGATGTTGGCGGCGGTCCTGGTAAAGGGTTTTTTGGGGGGCAAAAAGGATTCCCGCCTGATCCTGCCGAAGGAAAACTTGAATGAGTTGCTGGCCAAGCCGGCGCAGGCCTGTCTGGAACTGCGGGGGCAAAAAATCCGTCTGGGGGAGGGGATCGCCAAAATACACATCCTGAACGATCGGATTCAGGGGCTGGAAACCGACAAGGGCGAAATTTTCAGGGCTGATGATTACATGAGCGCCGTCCCTTTTTCGGTCCTTTTGCGCCTGATTCCTCCCGGATTTGTCGAAACGGAGCCCTATTTCGCCAATCTGAAACTCCTGAAATCATCGCCGATTGTGTCGATTAATCTCTGGTTCGACCGCGATATTCTTCCTCATGATTTCATCGGAGTTGCGGGGCGCCGGGTGCACTGGTATTTCAACAAGAACCGGATTTATGATGTAAGCCATCCGCCGTATCATTATATGGGGGTGGCGAGCGGCGCCTATTCGCTGGTCGACAAATCGAGGGAAGAAATCCTCGAAATGACGTTAAAGGAACTGAATGAGGCGGCTCCCGCCTCGGCCTCGGCCCATCTGATTCATTCGCTGGTCAACAAGGAACGAGAGGCCACCTTGTCCCCGCAAGCCGGCTCCGAAAAATTCCGCCCCAAACAGAAGAGCCCTTTTGCCAACCTTTATGTCATCGGCGACTGGACCGATACGGGCCTACCCGCCACCATCGAATCGGCTGTCTTGTCCGCAAGACTCGCGGTCAATGATTTGGAGCGTCTCCTTTAGAATACTGAAGCGGGTGCCACCTGCGGGACATGATAGGGACCGTAGCGTGATTGGCTATGATTTTCTGATTGGCAACAACCGTTTTCTGATTTGATGCCGGTCAATCACAACGACTGCCTTGCCGATCTCTGCCGGTTTAATACGATCCAAAACCCGCGCAAGGAGAATGCGTGTTTCTTCTTCACTGTAATTTCCCCCTCTGAAAAGAATCAAACCGGGTGTTTCCACTTCCAGTTGTGCAAACAGTCTTGGAAAGTCAAGATCGGCCGTAATGACAGTCCGATTTTCACGGCGAGCGCGATCCAGGATCTGATCATCGGGAGATGTCATCAAGCCAACTTCCACAGCGTGAACGGCATCGTGCTTCTGGTCTCGAAGCCATTTGGCCAGCTCAGGAGAGAGAGGCATGTCGATGAGAAATTTCATCGGTAATTTCGATTGTTTCGTCTTCAGCCAAAGAAGCGGCAAAGTTCAAGGCCTCGGCAATATCTCCGTCCTCGAGGTAGGGATAGGCTTTCATGATGGATTCTTTCGTTTCACCTGCCGCCAATAAACCGAGCAGACGCGAAACTGGAAATCGCAGATTCCGGATACAGGGCTTGCCCGTGCAAACTTTTGGATCGAATGTAATACGGGCAAATTTCACATGTTAATACTAACAGCACGGCGCTTATACCGTCAATGTCGATTTATGCCCGGTGGGTTTTCTATATTCTCGACGCAAGGGATAACATAGTATTCAAATCCACCATCTGTTGATGGCAAAGGAATTCCTGCCAGGATCCAAAAAAAACTTTTCGGATATTGTTTCTCTGCCTTTACGCCAACACTGCACGTCGAGTCACCTGGACGGAATGTTTTGACTTGTATGTGTGCAAACTTCGTCCCGGCTTTATCGCTACAGAGAATATCGGTGTTGGGGCAATTTCCTAAGGTAACTACGGCGCTCCAACCACGCCGACATAGCTCTCCAGCTACAAAAAATTGGGATGCATTGCCCCGATGGGACTTGTCCTCTTTTTTATTATTTTCCCCCATGACAAGAATCTCCCCCCTTTGGTTTAAAAGTGATTTAATTCTCTACTTTTTTCACCGATTCCCGATACCTGCAATACTCATACTCAGGATCTGCTTCCGGGAACGTATCATGCGCGAGACAGGCATGGGCCTTGAGAATCGCCGGCCCCACCCAATCATCATCCCCCTTGTAGTC
This genomic interval carries:
- a CDS encoding squalene/phytoene synthase family protein, producing the protein MIQSSATKPFALNSEDAKTITARSRSNFSSSFFFLPPEKRLAIQRVYAFFRVVDDVVDEEADPGRQKELLDSWKRELVKTYEGITIVPLLKELKASIDRFRIPRDYFLKLIEGCEMDITKKRYETFRELHEYCTLVASMVGLVCMKIFEYHAPAGEKAAVDLGIALQLTNIIRDVGVDLESGRIYLPQEELNQFRVGIGDLAAKNPGPGFFQLMEFQYRRALSYYESGMAEFKNDTDKKLLAARIMGHVYRRLLEKIRRKNYPVLDARVRLNFAEKIAILIPILYRHYLSLR
- a CDS encoding FAD-dependent oxidoreductase translates to MSMPKNGKSVGIIGGGFAGLSAAVFLDSAGFDVTLFEKKPILGGRAYAFLDRKTDTWVDNGQHLLIGAYHETLKLLENIGATRHLFFQKAADVPLFSTDNRMVHFKPLNLPPPFNILAGLIRMPIFSLGERIHFLGLGRELRRLKKGKPRVSLDQTVNDWLGALNQSENTRINFWDPLTLAVLNDDPDVAGARMLAAVLVKGFLGGKKDSRLILPKENLNELLAKPAQACLELRGQKIRLGEGIAKIHILNDRIQGLETDKGEIFRADDYMSAVPFSVLLRLIPPGFVETEPYFANLKLLKSSPIVSINLWFDRDILPHDFIGVAGRRVHWYFNKNRIYDVSHPPYHYMGVASGAYSLVDKSREEILEMTLKELNEAAPASASAHLIHSLVNKEREATLSPQAGSEKFRPKQKSPFANLYVIGDWTDTGLPATIESAVLSARLAVNDLERLL
- a CDS encoding DUF5615 family PIN-like protein, producing the protein MKFLIDMPLSPELAKWLRDQKHDAVHAVEVGLMTSPDDQILDRARRENRTVITADLDFPRLFAQLEVETPGLILFRGGNYSEEETRILLARVLDRIKPAEIGKAVVVIDRHQIRKRLLPIRKS
- a CDS encoding DUF433 domain-containing protein — protein: MKFARITFDPKVCTGKPCIRNLRFPVSRLLGLLAAGETKESIMKAYPYLEDGDIAEALNFAASLAEDETIEITDEISHRHASLS